CTTGTTGGATACTCTGTCCAATAAACCTTCAGACTCTGATTTCCAGTGCGTCTGTTTTGGACTTGATTTATTTGTCACTTGTTGGgacttctctcctgctctcccctggATCTCTCTAGCCTCATATTTGACTTGTCTTCACTTCGAAACTTGGAATTATTTCACTAAACAAGGGAACTTACAAAATTCTAAACATCAAGATGATTCATGGGTTATTAAGCAACAGCAGTTCTGGGAGGCCAGGAGGAAGTGCAAGGCATCACAGTGGAGAAACACAGTCCCGTCATTCAAGAAGTGAGCCTGTGGGTCTCCATGGCTACCTGTGGATCTCCATGGCTACCTGTGGGTCTCCATGGCTACTTGTAGGTCTCCATGGCTACCTGGctctcctgcagcttggcctcCAGGTCTCCCAGGTCCATGTGTCTATAGCGGAACCTTCGGGCCCGACACAGACGGATCCCATCTATGATGGAGGCGTGGTTCAGCTCGTCAGACACAACCGCATCGTCCGGGCCCAGCAGAACCTGCcgtcagagagaggagggtgagacaggacaTGGTGAGACAGGCCATGGTGAGACAGGCGAGACAGTTGAAAGTGAGACTCCAGTGTTCAGTGGAGGTCCAATGTATCattaataaaataagatgtctATGGAgcctgtgtgttgggggtggagCCAGGAGTGGCGAGGAGCAGTGTAGGAATCGAGGGTTGTGTCTCAGTGCTGTTCATATAAGACACGTTATAGTGCTGTACATATacacatttttgtttgattACCAAGATTTGAACACAAATGCAGTTGCAAGCTTAGCCATCACCACCTTACCTCTGTCTAATTAaaaacagaacacaaacaaGGACGTTGATGGCTAACAAACTCAAAAGTCCCCTAACCCAGGGGGTTCCTCACCTCAAACAGGCCGGCGTTGGCGTCAAAGCAGCTGGCATACAGGATGCAGTCCTCCCTCTCGTGGAACTGGGCCAGTTTCCTCTCCAGGTCCTTATGGAGGTCCTGAGGACAcacagggttaaccctaacccctgaccccagcaCCTGAAcacagggttaaccctaacccctgaccccagcaCCTGAAcacagggttaaccctaacccctgaccccagcaCCTGAAcacagggttaaccctaacccctgaccccagcaTCTGAACACAGGGTTAACCCTGACCCCAGTACCTGAACACAGGGTTAACCCTGACCCCAGTACCTGAACACAGGGTTAATCCTGACCCCAGTACCTGAACAGACAGGGTTAATcctaacccctgaccccagcaCCTGAACACAGGGATAACCCTGACCCCAGTACCTGAACACAGGGTTAACCCTGACCCCAGTACCTAACGCCTGACCCTACCTGTGTTCCACAGATGAAGCGTACGGAGCTCAGCCCTGCCCCGTGCGTTTGCAGCGCTGTGATCCCAGCCTGCACCACCTCTGGGTGGCTGGACAGACCCAGGTAGTTATTAGCACAGAAGTTCAATATGTctgccaggggagggagggagagagagggtgaggaagagagagggtgaggaagagagagggtgaggaagagagagggcgaggaagagagagaagggggaatggGAAAGAGTTAAGAAAAAGatatacaaagagagagagagataactcttactgtaactgttagctgctcctggcattctctaatccctgctctcctctctgtcccccccccacacattccctgtggtgtggggggtttgagctgtcaggacctgcttggtcgtcggtctgcctacgctgaaccaggtcgtcacccggaatctataaagccgaacaatggattttggtgtttcaaaacccattgacactgtatgactatgtttagcttgtgttctgctcctctctcttaccaaccgtctctggaggaggggatccctctctgaattgctcctcccaaggttttttctcccggtgggagtttttctgggagtttttccttgtcttccttgagggtttaggttggttgaggggcagttctatgggcacatgtgaagccctctgtgacatgcttgcgtgtaaaaagggctatacaaataaatttgatttgatttgagagaTGCATGGGTGCTTATTTTATGATTGATATTGACTGAGTTCTCTGATGTGTTACGTTACATGTGTTGTAACGTGTTGTCCCTTCACTGTGGACTGCTTTGTCAAAATTGTTTGACCTGAACATTCATGCCAATAGGGCATAATGAATTGAACTGAAGTGAATTAAGATATACAAGAGAAAACAAGCTTTTCCAAAAGGACTTTGAACCTACAGCCTCCTGATCTGCAGTGTTACGGCTGTCTGcagttcctgtgtgtctgttttaggTGCAGAACAACAGGCAAGGGAGGAGCACACCTTTTTGGGCCTCTAACCCTTTAACAGCTGGGCCTCTAACCCTTTAACAGCTGGGCCTCTAACCCTTTATCAGCTGGGCCTCTAACCCTTTATCAGCTGGGCCTCTAACCCTTTAACAGCTGGGCCTCTAACCCTTTAACAGCTGGGCCTCTAACCCTTTAACAGCTGGGCCTCTAACCCTTTAACAGCTGGGCCTCTAACCCTTTAACAGCTGGGCCTCTAACCCTTTATGAGC
This genomic interval from Hypomesus transpacificus isolate Combined female unplaced genomic scaffold, fHypTra1 scaffold_206, whole genome shotgun sequence contains the following:
- the gcat gene encoding 2-amino-3-ketobutyrate coenzyme A ligase, mitochondrial; this translates as MSLRWVVRGLRTPIQCVVQATVSSTSRRYAAIAAARSVLENELETIRSGGTWKGERIITSKQGSHISVDGSSGDILNFCANNYLGLSSHPEVVQAGITALQTHGAGLSSVRFICGTQDLHKDLERKLAQFHEREDCILYASCFDANAGLFEVLLGPDDAVVSDELNHASIIDGIRLCRARRFRYRHMDLGDLEAKLQESQVAMETYK